The following is a genomic window from Planktothrix sp. FACHB-1365.
AAACAGCCTTGAGATTTTTCATCATCTAAACGTCCGGGCAATACATACACATCTCGACAAAATTCATTAGCAACATGAGCCGTAATTAAAGCCCCTGATTTTTGAGGAGCTTCCATCACAAAGGTTGCTCGACTTAACCCCGCAATAATTCGATTTCGTTGGGGAAAATGGCGGGGATTCGGTTTAGTTCCAGAGGGATATTCACTGATTAATAATCCTTGATTCATCACCCGTTCACAGAGTTGAAAATTTTCTTTCGGATAGATAATATCAACCCCAGTTCCTAACGCAGCAATGGTTCGTCCTCCTACTTCTAAACAACTGCGATGCGCTTCGGTATCAATTCCCGCCGCCAGCCCCGAAACAATGGTAAACCCTCGACGGGCTAAAGTCATACTAATTTTACGAGTCCAGCGTCGCCCATATTCTGTGGGGGTGCGGGTTCCCACAATAGCAACCGTCGGGGTAATGCCTCGATTTTCCTGGGGTTCAACGATTCCCCGATAATATAAAACCGGAGGAAATGTCGGAATTTCTAATAATAATCGAGGATATTCGGCATCCGCAGGAGTCCAAAAATAAGGGTTTTTAGCAATATGTTTTTCTAAGAATTCTTTGGGGTTAAATTGCGATCGCTGTTGAATAATTTTATCAACGGTTTGTTTCCCAAATCCATCAACTTCTATCAACTCCTTTTCCGTTGCGTTCCAAGCCATTTCTAAGGTTTTAAAATGGTGTTGTAGACGTTGAATCGAAACTGAACCTACCCCATTAATTTGTGACCACGCTAACCAATATCCTCGTTCTTCCACAACACTTAAACTCCTATATTATTTTAAACTGAACAATAGAATACATTACTTTAATCGGTTTTGTAAAACTATCAAGTTGTCTCACCCATAAAAATTATACCGCAGTCAAGATTGTATGCTAAACTAATCTAATATTCTATTTTATTTTACCCTCTGTTCCCTGTTATTATAGCGAG
Proteins encoded in this region:
- the dprA gene encoding DNA-processing protein DprA, with the protein product MEERGYWLAWSQINGVGSVSIQRLQHHFKTLEMAWNATEKELIEVDGFGKQTVDKIIQQRSQFNPKEFLEKHIAKNPYFWTPADAEYPRLLLEIPTFPPVLYYRGIVEPQENRGITPTVAIVGTRTPTEYGRRWTRKISMTLARRGFTIVSGLAAGIDTEAHRSCLEVGGRTIAALGTGVDIIYPKENFQLCERVMNQGLLISEYPSGTKPNPRHFPQRNRIIAGLSRATFVMEAPQKSGALITAHVANEFCRDVYVLPGRLDDEKSQGCLKLINGGASMIPVNLEELLEQLGAMPPLDEPQQSSLFSLQPEPAKPLPDLDPELTQVLQAFSSEPTAFDQIIVNLNLEAGSLSAALLQLELLGLVEQLPGMRYRRID